The following coding sequences are from one Desulfosporosinus orientis DSM 765 window:
- a CDS encoding DUF1638 domain-containing protein: MKIMLKGYEKLRLIETVAYQLNDVTETTQEIAQTSELEHEVITGTLRLVYKAFQREWDDEFTVVESGEDVGFKHVGLDLS, from the coding sequence ATGAAGATCATGCTGAAAGGGTATGAAAAACTAAGGCTTATTGAAACAGTGGCCTATCAATTAAATGATGTTACGGAAACAACCCAAGAGATTGCCCAAACATCAGAATTGGAACATGAGGTTATCACTGGCACCCTGAGGCTTGTTTATAAAGCTTTTCAGAGGGAATGGGACGATGAATTTACTGTTGTCGAATCAGGTGAGGATGTGGGATTTAAACATGTTGGACTGGACCTTTCCTAG